The Candidatus Poribacteria bacterium genome has a window encoding:
- a CDS encoding class I SAM-dependent methyltransferase: MTSFYSVTNIGELYVPAKCREAVFARPRVKLFAHQELRHLNRIFTHIRHGGVAVVEGEWEQITQVMDYIQRHKQDLIQHADRNAKRRDQRDSHRRSASHALKEALAKLVCWADADGILQVEPAPVLPYLLELAGEPAGANEGKPFLLPVTKIQQIQQALAETYPVRALNAALIASENVLAPRSQETIACFQEALQFVRHSNPATVADIGCGSGCLTLLARQELGEGVELYTSDLLPEAVATTKLNLQRLLPDSDAVRVMPAGDLFDPFPSHQFDVIIFNAPWVVARVRNRAELAIHDEKQKTVKRFFGQVSNFLKPDGTILLGYADASGPKAIDNLEVVIAEAGFREVALFKRRVATHRSKRKWEQIRVYALNQKSLEITSISPS, translated from the coding sequence ATGACCTCTTTCTATTCGGTTACCAACATCGGTGAACTCTATGTCCCTGCTAAATGCCGGGAAGCGGTTTTCGCTCGCCCGCGCGTTAAACTGTTCGCTCACCAAGAATTAAGACATCTCAATCGAATCTTCACGCATATCCGTCACGGCGGCGTTGCCGTTGTGGAGGGAGAGTGGGAACAGATTACACAAGTGATGGACTATATCCAACGCCACAAACAGGATTTAATCCAACACGCTGACCGGAACGCTAAACGACGAGATCAGAGAGATTCGCATCGGAGATCCGCAAGCCACGCCCTGAAGGAAGCCTTAGCAAAACTCGTCTGTTGGGCAGACGCAGACGGAATCTTACAGGTTGAACCCGCGCCTGTCCTTCCGTACTTGTTGGAACTCGCAGGAGAACCAGCCGGAGCGAATGAAGGGAAACCTTTTCTCCTACCCGTAACAAAAATTCAACAGATTCAACAAGCGCTGGCAGAAACCTACCCGGTCCGTGCACTTAATGCTGCCCTTATCGCTTCCGAAAACGTCCTCGCGCCGCGCTCACAGGAAACGATTGCGTGCTTCCAAGAGGCACTCCAGTTCGTCCGTCACTCAAATCCTGCTACTGTTGCCGACATTGGGTGTGGCAGTGGGTGTTTGACCTTATTGGCACGGCAGGAATTGGGTGAAGGGGTTGAATTATATACGTCCGACCTACTCCCCGAAGCTGTCGCGACAACAAAACTAAACCTTCAACGTCTCCTTCCAGATTCAGACGCTGTCCGCGTCATGCCCGCCGGTGACCTATTTGATCCGTTTCCGTCCCACCAATTTGATGTGATTATCTTCAATGCACCGTGGGTTGTTGCCCGCGTGCGCAACCGTGCAGAACTCGCGATCCACGATGAAAAGCAGAAAACAGTGAAACGTTTTTTTGGGCAGGTCTCAAATTTCCTGAAACCTGACGGCACAATTTTATTGGGCTACGCGGATGCCTCTGGTCCAAAAGCGATTGACAATTTGGAAGTGGTAATCGCCGAAGCCGGTTTTAGGGAGGTGGCACTCTTTAAGAGGCGGGTCGCAACACATAGGTCGAAACGGAAGTGGGAACAGATTCGGGTGTATGCCTTGAATCAGAAAAGTCTTGAAATAACCTCTATTTCACCATCATAA
- a CDS encoding Gfo/Idh/MocA family oxidoreductase: MTKIGIVGIGFMGMIHYYAVQRITGAEVVAICTRDPKKLAGDWTGIQGNFGPRGGMEDLSNVRTYSEIDDLLADEEVDLVDICLPTHLHKPVSMASLEAGKHTLVEKPISISMDDANELVELAEKIGEERKEALESPCFLMVAHVLPFFAEYAYAKRIVEEGKYGELLGAHFKRIISRPSWSRDVADLEKSGGPGIDLHIHDTHFIQLLCGVPDAVFSQGKLAGENYVDYLTTQYIYNDKEIAVSCSSGGISQRGRAFSHGFEIYLEKATLLYDFSTLAGEASTAVPLTLLNDEGEVEQVDLGDVDPIDAFVGELQYAIDAIDWESEPTALSGVGARDALLLCYKEAESVKTGEIVPIR, encoded by the coding sequence ATGACAAAAATCGGAATTGTCGGCATCGGATTCATGGGTATGATTCACTACTACGCTGTTCAGCGCATTACGGGTGCCGAAGTGGTTGCTATCTGCACACGAGATCCAAAGAAACTTGCCGGAGATTGGACCGGCATCCAAGGTAATTTTGGACCCCGAGGCGGTATGGAAGATCTCTCAAACGTCCGAACATATAGTGAAATTGATGACCTCCTCGCCGACGAAGAGGTTGATCTCGTTGATATCTGCTTACCGACACACCTGCACAAACCGGTGAGTATGGCATCCCTTGAAGCCGGAAAACACACCCTCGTCGAAAAACCGATCTCTATCTCCATGGACGATGCCAACGAGCTCGTTGAACTTGCAGAAAAAATAGGTGAGGAGCGGAAGGAAGCACTTGAAAGTCCTTGTTTCCTGATGGTAGCACATGTACTGCCCTTCTTCGCCGAATACGCGTATGCGAAAAGGATCGTTGAAGAGGGAAAATACGGTGAGCTCCTTGGGGCGCATTTTAAACGCATTATTTCCAGACCGAGTTGGTCGCGAGATGTCGCTGACCTTGAAAAGAGCGGCGGTCCCGGCATTGATTTGCATATTCACGATACCCATTTCATTCAACTCCTCTGTGGTGTCCCCGATGCCGTATTCTCACAAGGCAAACTTGCTGGTGAGAACTATGTGGACTACCTGACAACTCAATACATTTACAACGATAAGGAGATCGCTGTCAGCTGTTCTTCTGGAGGGATCTCGCAACGCGGGCGCGCGTTCTCACACGGGTTTGAAATTTACCTTGAAAAAGCCACGCTCCTCTATGACTTCTCAACATTGGCAGGTGAAGCATCTACCGCAGTGCCGCTAACACTCTTGAACGACGAAGGCGAGGTCGAGCAAGTTGATTTAGGGGATGTCGATCCGATTGATGCCTTTGTGGGTGAACTTCAATACGCAATTGATGCCATTGATTGGGAAAGCGAACCGACGGCACTCTCTGGTGTCGGTGCGAGAGACGCACTGCTCCTCTGCTATAAAGAGGCGGAATCGGTCAAAACCGGTGAAATCGTCCCGATCCGTTAG
- a CDS encoding LamG domain-containing protein has product MRLLFSYAVLITLMLISAGYATADLAEGLVVYFTFDNVKGKTIVDDSGNGLDANIVANTEIVKGKYGDAIRITKEGPDCVNVPAADELKITGEITMAAWINQDAWATDAQWFDKNCHNGGEHSSYGIGAFGGGKNFNMFLGTGNSRPTLNKPHALEVKKWQHVVGTYDGSTMKVYVDGEVAAEQDQKFDFKGTNDQDLRIGCSKDRARYTFENGSIDEAAVWRRALSEDEINEIMNEGFLAVSPRDKATTTWGSIKSRSAAY; this is encoded by the coding sequence ATGAGGTTGCTATTTAGTTATGCTGTGCTTATCACGCTGATGCTCATCTCGGCAGGGTACGCAACAGCAGATCTCGCGGAAGGACTCGTCGTTTACTTCACATTTGACAATGTCAAGGGGAAGACGATTGTTGATGATTCTGGCAACGGACTTGACGCGAATATCGTCGCCAATACCGAAATTGTAAAAGGTAAATATGGGGATGCGATTCGCATTACGAAAGAGGGTCCGGATTGTGTGAATGTGCCAGCCGCCGATGAACTGAAAATCACAGGTGAAATCACGATGGCGGCTTGGATCAATCAGGACGCTTGGGCAACTGATGCACAGTGGTTCGACAAAAACTGCCATAACGGAGGAGAGCATTCCTCCTACGGTATCGGTGCCTTCGGCGGCGGTAAGAATTTTAATATGTTCTTGGGGACCGGCAACAGTAGACCGACCCTGAACAAGCCACATGCACTGGAAGTCAAGAAATGGCAACACGTGGTTGGAACTTATGATGGGTCAACCATGAAAGTCTATGTTGATGGCGAAGTTGCTGCTGAACAAGACCAAAAGTTTGACTTCAAGGGAACCAACGATCAGGACTTGCGGATCGGATGTTCCAAGGATCGCGCCCGGTATACCTTTGAGAACGGTTCTATTGACGAAGCTGCGGTCTGGCGCCGGGCACTCAGCGAAGATGAAATCAACGAGATAATGAATGAAGGTTTCCTCGCGGTTTCGCCGCGTGATAAAGCAACAACGACGTGGGGCAGTATTAAATCGAGAAGTGCCGCTTACTAA
- a CDS encoding LamG domain-containing protein → MKQLFLYASLIALMFITSAYAIADLDEGLVVYFTFDNVKGKQILDESGNGLSAEVVKNTKFVEGKYGNAVRITRKTEDCVNIPSEDALKISEEITMMAWVYHDDWTRSSLQWFDKGTHSRDSNKLYGMGVFGVDSLNLGAFFKEKSLIATILGGERRTHFVSKHEMKDGAWHHVVGTCTDTSTKIYLDGEAILNINRDTARAGFRRINFNGANDKDLRIGCVENKPEYAFEDGSIDEVAIWNRSLSETEIRDAMRGNLLAVSPKDKVATTWGNIKRKALQP, encoded by the coding sequence ATGAAACAATTGTTTCTTTATGCCTCACTCATTGCTTTGATGTTTATCACAAGCGCGTACGCAATCGCAGACCTTGATGAAGGACTCGTCGTTTACTTTACGTTCGACAACGTCAAGGGTAAGCAAATCCTTGATGAGTCCGGCAACGGTCTTAGTGCTGAAGTTGTCAAGAACACCAAATTTGTCGAGGGCAAATACGGGAACGCTGTCCGTATCACGCGTAAGACAGAAGATTGTGTGAATATCCCGTCCGAGGATGCTCTGAAAATCAGTGAGGAAATCACAATGATGGCGTGGGTGTATCACGACGATTGGACGAGAAGTTCTTTACAATGGTTTGATAAAGGGACTCATAGCAGGGACTCCAATAAACTATACGGTATGGGTGTTTTTGGTGTGGATTCTCTTAACCTTGGCGCGTTTTTCAAAGAGAAGTCCCTTATAGCAACTATCTTAGGGGGTGAACGCAGGACGCACTTCGTAAGTAAGCACGAAATGAAGGATGGCGCATGGCATCACGTCGTGGGAACATGTACGGACACCTCTACAAAAATCTATCTTGATGGAGAAGCCATTCTTAATATCAATAGAGATACAGCTAGAGCTGGTTTTAGGCGTATTAACTTCAATGGTGCCAATGACAAGGATTTGCGGATTGGATGTGTCGAAAATAAACCTGAATACGCATTTGAAGATGGCTCTATTGACGAGGTCGCGATATGGAATCGTTCGCTCAGTGAAACCGAAATCAGAGATGCTATGCGAGGCAATCTCCTCGCGGTTTCACCAAAAGACAAGGTTGCTACAACGTGGGGAAATATTAAGCGAAAAGCACTTCAGCCGTAA
- a CDS encoding phytanoyl-CoA dioxygenase family protein gives MQLSEKQLARFRNNGYLAIEGFFDPVEAKALRLELERIYDTELENGTGINCAVQEDGTKRDNEGERQNLQVIPLNNRSDLHKALPFHPRVISAVQQLIGDEFMLELDQAFWKPPKVGIGTSWHQDNAYFRIADPLRGTAMWIAIHDANVENGCMHVIPGSHRESYEHYKDPLSDHHIRCDPPEERAVPIELKAGGVLFFCYGVAHCTKSNLSNKERAGVALHFLHNDFGGKELWERNNTTKPMLRGPLATGGETEFGEKFEGRWEEVMNNILATDL, from the coding sequence ATGCAGTTAAGTGAGAAGCAGCTCGCGCGATTCCGAAACAATGGATACCTTGCCATCGAAGGATTTTTCGATCCCGTTGAAGCGAAAGCCCTCCGACTGGAATTAGAACGGATTTACGATACTGAACTCGAAAACGGAACCGGTATCAATTGTGCAGTGCAAGAAGATGGAACCAAGCGCGATAATGAGGGTGAACGGCAAAATCTGCAGGTAATTCCACTCAATAACCGCAGCGACTTGCACAAAGCACTGCCCTTTCATCCAAGGGTCATCTCGGCTGTTCAGCAACTCATCGGTGATGAATTTATGTTGGAGTTAGATCAGGCGTTCTGGAAACCACCTAAAGTCGGTATCGGCACGAGTTGGCATCAAGACAACGCTTACTTCAGAATCGCGGACCCGTTGCGAGGGACTGCGATGTGGATTGCTATCCACGATGCAAACGTTGAGAACGGCTGCATGCACGTCATACCGGGCAGCCATCGCGAGTCTTATGAACATTATAAGGACCCACTGAGTGACCATCACATTCGGTGCGATCCGCCTGAAGAACGCGCTGTACCTATCGAATTGAAAGCAGGCGGTGTGCTCTTCTTCTGCTACGGCGTGGCGCACTGCACCAAGTCCAACCTCTCCAATAAAGAACGGGCAGGCGTAGCACTTCACTTCCTCCACAACGATTTCGGCGGCAAAGAACTCTGGGAGCGGAACAACACAACTAAACCGATGCTCCGTGGTCCACTTGCGACCGGTGGAGAAACCGAGTTTGGCGAGAAATTTGAGGGCAGATGGGAAGAGGTCATGAATAATATACTCGCAACCGATCTGTAG
- the serA gene encoding phosphoglycerate dehydrogenase: protein MNKVLVSDLLSQRGLDVLEESGDFEVDVDLNLSYEELLDRIADYNALLIRSATKVTADVIDNAKQLKVIGRAGVGVDNIDVQAATRNGILVVNTPTGNTIAAAEHTIAMLLGLARNIVPAGISLRNRAWKRNAFIGVELYGKIFGTIGIGRIGREVAQRIQAFGMQVIAYDPYVSASAAEKIGIRLVDREVLFQESDYISVHTHLNAETYHSVGEAEFALMKPSCRLINCARGGIIDENALYHALKTGQLAGAALDVFENEPATDTPLLDLENVLALPHLGASTSEAQDHVAIEVAQQVINALRGQPVANAVNQPKIDPRTLDILGPYLELAEKIGSFHAQIVEGQISAIKIHYGGTLFQKEDVTPLTVAAQKGLLTPVLTDVNYVNAPFLIKQRGISVTETKSEAEADFANSIEITITTDKGDSVIEGTAFGRKDIRIVRINQLHINVRPTGYILLIYNSDQPGIIGLMGTILGEHGINIADMTVGRSRLWELAVTLINVDTPVPRHVLKTIAEQKKIDFVKQVFLA from the coding sequence ATGAACAAGGTGCTGGTCAGCGACCTGCTGTCACAGCGGGGCTTAGATGTTTTAGAAGAGAGCGGCGATTTTGAGGTGGATGTTGACCTTAATCTCTCTTATGAAGAATTGCTGGACCGAATCGCTGACTACAATGCACTCCTTATCAGAAGCGCGACGAAAGTAACCGCGGATGTTATTGACAACGCGAAGCAGCTAAAAGTTATTGGGCGCGCCGGGGTTGGTGTGGATAACATTGATGTGCAAGCCGCGACGCGAAACGGCATCTTAGTCGTCAACACACCAACGGGCAATACAATTGCGGCGGCGGAACACACCATCGCCATGCTGTTAGGGCTGGCACGGAACATAGTTCCGGCTGGCATCTCACTCAGGAACAGAGCGTGGAAGCGAAACGCCTTCATCGGGGTTGAGCTATACGGTAAGATTTTCGGCACTATCGGAATCGGGCGGATCGGACGAGAAGTCGCACAACGCATACAGGCTTTCGGGATGCAGGTAATTGCCTACGACCCGTATGTTTCAGCGAGTGCGGCAGAAAAAATCGGCATTCGGCTTGTTGATCGAGAGGTGCTTTTTCAGGAATCCGATTATATTTCCGTCCATACGCATCTCAACGCCGAAACATACCATAGTGTCGGTGAGGCGGAGTTTGCGCTGATGAAGCCGAGTTGCCGCCTGATTAACTGTGCTCGTGGCGGTATTATTGATGAAAACGCCCTCTATCATGCACTGAAAACGGGGCAACTCGCCGGTGCTGCGCTGGATGTCTTTGAAAACGAACCCGCGACGGATACACCGCTATTGGACTTAGAGAATGTATTGGCACTACCACACCTCGGCGCATCAACATCGGAAGCACAAGATCACGTTGCTATTGAAGTCGCACAGCAGGTGATAAATGCGCTCCGTGGACAACCCGTCGCTAACGCCGTAAATCAACCGAAAATTGACCCAAGGACGCTCGATATTTTGGGTCCCTATTTGGAACTTGCCGAAAAGATTGGTAGTTTTCACGCGCAAATTGTTGAAGGTCAAATTTCCGCAATCAAAATCCATTACGGCGGCACCCTCTTTCAGAAAGAGGATGTCACACCCTTAACTGTCGCTGCACAGAAGGGGCTTCTGACACCGGTCCTGACGGACGTTAATTACGTAAACGCACCTTTTCTGATTAAACAGCGTGGGATTTCTGTTACAGAAACAAAGAGCGAAGCAGAAGCTGATTTTGCCAACTCTATCGAGATTACAATTACAACTGACAAGGGGGATTCGGTGATTGAAGGCACCGCTTTCGGACGCAAAGACATCCGCATTGTACGCATCAATCAACTTCATATAAACGTGAGACCCACTGGGTACATCCTTCTTATCTATAACAGCGACCAGCCGGGAATAATAGGATTGATGGGAACAATTCTCGGAGAGCACGGTATTAACATCGCGGATATGACTGTCGGACGTTCACGCTTATGGGAACTCGCTGTAACGCTTATCAACGTAGATACGCCTGTGCCTCGACACGTTCTGAAAACCATTGCTGAACAAAAGAAGATTGACTTTGTTAAGCAGGTCTTCTTGGCATAA
- a CDS encoding twin-arginine translocase TatA/TatE family subunit, whose protein sequence is MGMPGITELIIILAIVFLLFGAKRLPDLAKGLGQSITNFKAGLNEEQSEETETTAQQEKETPQDEKTG, encoded by the coding sequence ATGGGTATGCCTGGGATTACGGAATTGATAATAATCTTGGCTATTGTCTTTCTCCTATTCGGTGCGAAGCGACTCCCTGACTTAGCGAAAGGACTCGGGCAAAGCATCACAAACTTCAAGGCTGGGCTCAATGAAGAACAGTCAGAGGAAACGGAAACCACAGCACAACAAGAGAAAGAGACACCACAAGACGAAAAAACTGGGTAA
- a CDS encoding carboxymuconolactone decarboxylase family protein: MQDKLPDFLQDVIEEYPEVWKAYQALGEACGTSGPLEPKTVRLLKLALAIGAKSEGAVHSHVRRALREGITREELQQVALLAVTSIGWSSSMAALSWIQDVVDKQS; encoded by the coding sequence ATGCAAGATAAATTACCCGATTTTCTTCAGGATGTCATTGAAGAATATCCCGAAGTCTGGAAGGCGTATCAGGCATTGGGCGAGGCATGTGGTACTTCGGGGCCCCTTGAACCGAAAACTGTGAGGCTTCTCAAACTCGCGTTGGCTATCGGCGCGAAGTCTGAGGGCGCAGTCCACTCACACGTCCGGCGTGCCCTACGCGAAGGAATTACGCGGGAGGAACTACAACAAGTAGCCCTGCTCGCGGTAACCTCTATCGGCTGGTCTTCCAGTATGGCGGCATTGTCTTGGATTCAAGATGTCGTGGATAAACAATCGTAG
- a CDS encoding LamG domain-containing protein, translating to MKSLFVMLILIAFTASFAYAANEPEDSLILYFSFDELDGENTIDHSKYENHGEMVGKPKHVEGKFGKALELNGKDDWVVVPHHEILTVDNSVTVMAWINTERHQGPAGQRWQGIVAKSNGPRSYSFYTEFPSECLHLSVGGGSVCNKKVPLNEWVHVVAQVDDGTTHKYWVNGEAAGEFGGKNAPPGKADTADVLVGRTHEGNREFLGLIDEVRIWNRALDEDEVIEQMESGYFELFAVDPRQKLATTWGHLKKTSRR from the coding sequence ATGAAAAGCCTATTTGTAATGCTAATACTTATCGCGTTTACGGCATCTTTCGCCTACGCAGCAAACGAACCGGAGGATTCGCTTATCCTCTACTTCTCTTTTGACGAACTCGACGGTGAAAACACTATCGACCATTCAAAGTATGAGAACCACGGTGAAATGGTCGGTAAGCCAAAGCACGTTGAAGGCAAATTCGGTAAAGCTTTGGAACTTAACGGCAAAGACGATTGGGTTGTGGTGCCACATCACGAGATTCTCACCGTTGACAACAGCGTAACAGTGATGGCTTGGATTAACACCGAACGCCATCAAGGACCTGCTGGGCAGCGCTGGCAGGGCATCGTTGCGAAAAGCAACGGCCCACGTTCTTACAGTTTCTACACCGAATTTCCGAGTGAATGTTTGCACCTCAGTGTCGGTGGTGGAAGTGTTTGTAACAAAAAGGTTCCGTTAAACGAATGGGTGCATGTTGTTGCACAGGTAGATGACGGGACGACTCACAAGTATTGGGTGAACGGTGAGGCGGCTGGTGAATTCGGTGGCAAAAACGCGCCCCCTGGTAAAGCCGATACAGCGGATGTTCTTGTCGGAAGAACGCACGAAGGCAATCGTGAATTTTTGGGACTTATTGATGAGGTACGCATCTGGAACCGCGCCCTTGATGAGGACGAGGTAATCGAACAGATGGAGAGCGGCTATTTTGAACTTTTCGCCGTTGATCCGCGTCAAAAACTTGCAACGACTTGGGGACATCTGAAGAAAACCTCACGACGCTAA
- a CDS encoding cupin domain-containing protein, with protein sequence MNGKFIASADVERDELEWGTIGWLSRPESTGAQDIVAMEVSLSPGYGHDFHKHPDQEEVIYVIEGSVEQWLEDKKQTLNAGDSVFIPADMVHASFNVSSEAAKLFVTLSPSKGAEGYQLIDVYDQAPWNTLRS encoded by the coding sequence ATGAATGGAAAATTTATTGCGTCCGCGGACGTGGAACGGGACGAATTGGAGTGGGGAACAATCGGTTGGCTCAGTCGTCCAGAAAGTACAGGTGCGCAAGACATCGTTGCCATGGAAGTTAGCCTCTCACCCGGATATGGACACGATTTCCATAAGCACCCTGATCAGGAAGAGGTTATCTACGTTATAGAAGGCAGTGTAGAGCAGTGGCTTGAAGATAAGAAACAGACGCTAAACGCGGGCGACTCTGTGTTCATCCCCGCGGACATGGTCCACGCATCTTTCAACGTTTCCTCTGAGGCCGCGAAGTTGTTTGTTACCCTAAGCCCCAGCAAAGGCGCGGAAGGGTATCAACTCATTGATGTTTACGATCAGGCACCGTGGAACACACTCCGCTCGTAA
- a CDS encoding methyltransferase domain-containing protein gives MLETSVSETSLSIRQRMREFYETSETYKGLLAAHDEVYLRHYVELVIRYAPPHSKVLDLGCGNGISARLLNQADFDVVGTDISSLFLEEARAWENPRLRYQVCDVMELPFEDESFNVICSNELVEHLPDVETALTEMMRVVCKGGRIVISGPNLCSPLIPLLDWLNLMSGKPGRPVWGETKKQALQQFTRNWRLYAQKRFLTKAPNFIYREPDLQADAIGGDADSAYYASPIDLAQFFRSYGFTIVKKAVGFGIKGRIIARAFPYLSPYITMVVEK, from the coding sequence ATGCTCGAAACGTCAGTATCCGAAACATCATTGTCGATTCGCCAACGGATGCGCGAATTCTACGAAACGTCAGAAACCTATAAAGGTCTATTGGCTGCACACGACGAAGTCTATCTCCGACACTACGTAGAACTGGTGATCCGCTACGCGCCCCCGCATTCCAAAGTGCTTGACCTTGGGTGTGGAAACGGTATCTCGGCGCGGCTGCTTAATCAGGCAGACTTTGATGTGGTGGGTACCGATATTTCATCACTCTTTCTTGAAGAGGCGCGAGCGTGGGAGAACCCGCGGCTCCGCTATCAGGTTTGCGATGTAATGGAGCTGCCATTTGAAGACGAGTCCTTCAACGTTATTTGTTCAAACGAGTTGGTTGAACATCTCCCCGATGTAGAAACGGCATTAACCGAAATGATGCGGGTCGTGTGCAAAGGTGGCAGAATTGTGATCTCTGGACCCAATCTCTGTTCTCCGTTAATCCCGCTGCTTGATTGGCTCAACCTGATGTCTGGCAAACCCGGTAGACCTGTCTGGGGTGAAACGAAGAAGCAAGCGTTACAGCAATTTACACGAAACTGGAGGCTCTATGCCCAGAAGCGGTTCTTGACGAAAGCACCGAACTTCATTTACCGCGAACCCGATTTACAAGCGGATGCCATCGGCGGCGATGCGGACAGTGCCTACTATGCAAGCCCCATTGATCTCGCTCAATTTTTCCGATCATACGGGTTCACGATTGTTAAGAAAGCCGTTGGATTTGGGATAAAGGGTAGGATCATCGCAAGAGCGTTTCCGTACTTGAGCCCTTATATCACCATGGTCGTCGAAAAATGA
- a CDS encoding methyltransferase domain-containing protein → MNIRPNDFVLEIGSGHNPKARSDVLCDKFIGDDEQRGGAIITDRPMVEADGEFLPFADRAFDYVICSHVLEHVEDPKRFISELMRVACRGYIETPSEIGERIYGWHYHNWVINSVDGCLMLRKNEKNSQFGQLFHRLAVTDKHWKRFHITHHNLFLVQYEWEDEIDYKILLDHASALDLECPDTLDRLVASDGNVPRHSEWLLLLKSAVPRGIVSRAKSLLRKGKNRQTKTLQEILVCPQCKGEIMWEEHSLHCKTCEQSYRIVDGIPRFTF, encoded by the coding sequence ATGAACATTCGTCCAAACGACTTTGTCTTAGAGATAGGGAGCGGTCACAACCCAAAGGCACGTTCGGATGTTTTATGCGATAAATTTATAGGGGATGACGAACAGCGCGGCGGTGCGATCATTACTGACCGTCCGATGGTCGAAGCGGATGGAGAGTTCCTGCCGTTCGCAGATCGGGCGTTCGACTATGTCATCTGCTCACATGTGTTGGAACACGTTGAAGATCCGAAGCGATTCATCTCCGAATTAATGCGTGTCGCATGCCGCGGTTACATTGAAACGCCGTCTGAAATAGGTGAGCGAATCTACGGGTGGCACTATCATAACTGGGTCATCAACTCGGTCGATGGCTGTTTGATGCTACGGAAGAATGAGAAAAATTCCCAATTTGGGCAACTTTTCCACAGGTTAGCGGTAACAGATAAACATTGGAAGCGGTTTCATATTACGCATCATAACCTCTTTTTGGTCCAATATGAATGGGAAGATGAAATAGACTATAAAATACTTCTCGACCATGCGTCAGCACTGGATTTGGAATGCCCCGATACGCTTGACAGACTTGTCGCATCAGATGGTAACGTTCCGAGACATAGTGAGTGGTTACTACTTCTTAAAAGCGCAGTGCCGCGAGGCATCGTTTCCCGTGCGAAATCGCTTTTGAGAAAAGGTAAGAATCGGCAGACGAAAACATTGCAAGAAATTCTCGTCTGTCCGCAGTGTAAAGGTGAGATTATGTGGGAAGAACACAGTCTCCACTGCAAAACGTGCGAACAGTCCTATCGGATTGTTGATGGAATTCCGCGCTTCACTTTTTAA